Proteins from a genomic interval of Medicago truncatula cultivar Jemalong A17 chromosome 3, MtrunA17r5.0-ANR, whole genome shotgun sequence:
- the LOC25489405 gene encoding low affinity sulfate transporter 3 isoform X1, translating to MSSLPSDAFNMRVTEDGNLHLEDTHQIDRTQWMLNSPNPPPLWKKLITPLKNNKLFSSSKKRTCHEHVVSFFSGLFPILSLFKNYDAFKFKDDFLAGLTLASLSIPQSIGYANLAKLDPQYGLYTSVVPPLIYAVMGSSREIAIGPVAVVSLLLSSLCHKVVDPDLNHDGYRNFVFTVTLFAGIFQVAFGVFRLGFLVDFLSHAALVGFMAGAAIMIGLQQLKGLLGISNFTNKSDVVSVLESVYKSLHHQIPSGEWYPLNFVIGSSFLIFLLFARFMGKRNKKLFWLPAIAPLVSVILSTFIVYISKADKNGVNIVKHVKRGINPSSIHQLQLNGEHVGEAAKIGLISAVIALTEAMAVGRSFASIKGYHLDGNKEMLAMGCGNIAGSFTSCYVATGSFSRTAVNFSARCQSSVSNIVMAITVILCLELFTRLLYYTPVAILASIILSALPGLIDIREACYIWKVDKFDFLACIGAFFGVLFVSVETGLLVAVSISFAKIVIQSIRPGIEVLGRIPTTQAFCDVSQYPMATSTPGILVIRISSGSLCFANANVVRERILKWVTEEDDLKESQTTKGRVQAVIFDMTNLMNVDTSGIIVLEELHKRLLSRGIKFAMVNPRWLVIHKLKVAHFVDKIGKEWVFLTVAEAVEACLSYKFADP from the exons ATGAGTTCATTACCTTCTGATGCTTTCAATATGAGAGTCACAGAAGATGGAAATCTTCATCTTGAAGATACTCATCAAATAGATAGGACACAGTGGATGCTAAATTCTCCAAATCCACCTCCTCTATGGAAAAAACTCATTACTCCACTTAAGAATAACAAGCTCTTTTCTTCATCCAAGAAAAGAACTTGCCATGAACATGTTGTTTCTTTCTTTAGTGGATTATTTCCAATACTTAGCTTGTTCAAAAACTATGATGCTTTCAAGTTTAAAGATGATTTCCTAGCAGGTTTAACTCTTGCTAGCCTAAGCATACCTCAG AGTATTGGTTATGCTAATTTAGCAAAACTTGATCCTCAATATGGCTTAT ACACAAGTGTGGTTCCTCCTCTTATCTATGCTGTGATGGGGAGTTCAAGAGAAATTGCAATTGGACCTGTAGCCGTAGTGTCACTGCTGCTATCTTCCTTATGTCACAAAGTGGTTGATCCAGATTTAAATCATGATGGTTACAGAAATTTTGTCTTTACTGTAACATTATTTGCTGGAATTTTTCAAGTTGCATTTGGAGTTTTCAG GTTGGGATTTCTTGTGGATTTTTTGTCACATGCTGCACTTGTAGGATTCATGGCAGGTGCAGCCATCATGATTGGTCTGCAGCAGCTTAAGGGGTTGCTTGGGATTAGTAACTTCACCAACAAATCTGATGTTGTTTCTGTTTTGGAATCTGTTTATAAGTCACTCCATCATCAAATTCCATCCGGAGAA TGGTACCCTCTGAATTTTGTCATTGGAAGTTCATTTCtgattttccttttgtttgCAAGATTTATG ggaaaaagaaacaaaaagctTTTCTGGTTGCCAGCTATTGCTCCTCTAGTGTCAGTTATATTATCAACTTTTATTGTGTATATATCCAAAGCAGATAAAAAtggggttaatatagtaaaacaTGTCAAAAGAGGCATTAATCCAAGCTCAATTCACCAATTACAACTCAATGGTGAACATGTTGGAGAAGCAGCTAAAATTGGATTGATTTCTGCTGTTATTGCTCTCACT GAAGCAATGGCTGTTGGTAGATCTTTTGCTTCAATTAAAGGATACCATCTTGATGGGAACAAAGAAATGTTAGCAATGGGTTGTGGTAACATTGCAGGATCTTTTACTTCATGCTATGTTGCAACTG GTTCATTTTCAAGAACAGCAGTAAATTTCAGTGCAAGATGTCAATCATCAGTATCAAATATTGTGATGGCTATAACAGTGATTCTGTGTTTGGAATTGTTTACAAGGCTGTTATATTACACACCTGTGGCTATACTTGCTTCTATAATCCTCTCTGCACTTCCAGGATTAATCGACATAAGAGAAGCTTGCTATATATGGAAAGTTGACAAATTTGACTTCCTTGCTTGCATTGGTGCTTTCTTTGGTGTCTTGTTTGTATCAGTAGAAACTGGTCTTCTTGTTGCT GTATCAATCTCGTTTgcaaagatagtaatacaatCAATTAGACCTGGGATAGAAGTTCTAGGTAGAATTCCAACAACACAAGCCTTCTGTGATGTTAGTCAATATCCCATGGCTACAAGCACTCCTGGAATCTTGGTCATTCGTATAAGCTCTGGCTCACTCTGCTTTGCAAATGCCAATGTTGTAAGAGAAAg AATACTCAAGTGGGTTACTGAAGAAGATGACCTTAAAGAAAGTCAAACTACTAAGGGGAGAGTCCAAGCTGTAATATTTGACATGACTA ATTTGATGAATGTTGATACTTCTGGAATTATAGTACTGGAGGAACTGCACAAGAGGTTACTCTCCCGTGGCATAAAA TTTGCTATGGTGAATCCAAGGTGGCTAGTAATTCACAAGCTTAAAGTGGCACACTTTGTGGATAAAATTGGGAAAGAATGGGTTTTCCTTACTGTTGCTGAAGCTGTGGAAGCATGCCTATCTTATAAATTTGCTGATCCATGA
- the LOC25489405 gene encoding low affinity sulfate transporter 3 isoform X2, translated as MAYVDTSVVPPLIYAVMGSSREIAIGPVAVVSLLLSSLCHKVVDPDLNHDGYRNFVFTVTLFAGIFQVAFGVFRLGFLVDFLSHAALVGFMAGAAIMIGLQQLKGLLGISNFTNKSDVVSVLESVYKSLHHQIPSGEWYPLNFVIGSSFLIFLLFARFMGKRNKKLFWLPAIAPLVSVILSTFIVYISKADKNGVNIVKHVKRGINPSSIHQLQLNGEHVGEAAKIGLISAVIALTEAMAVGRSFASIKGYHLDGNKEMLAMGCGNIAGSFTSCYVATGSFSRTAVNFSARCQSSVSNIVMAITVILCLELFTRLLYYTPVAILASIILSALPGLIDIREACYIWKVDKFDFLACIGAFFGVLFVSVETGLLVAVSISFAKIVIQSIRPGIEVLGRIPTTQAFCDVSQYPMATSTPGILVIRISSGSLCFANANVVRERILKWVTEEDDLKESQTTKGRVQAVIFDMTNLMNVDTSGIIVLEELHKRLLSRGIKFAMVNPRWLVIHKLKVAHFVDKIGKEWVFLTVAEAVEACLSYKFADP; from the exons ATGGCTTATGTAG ACACAAGTGTGGTTCCTCCTCTTATCTATGCTGTGATGGGGAGTTCAAGAGAAATTGCAATTGGACCTGTAGCCGTAGTGTCACTGCTGCTATCTTCCTTATGTCACAAAGTGGTTGATCCAGATTTAAATCATGATGGTTACAGAAATTTTGTCTTTACTGTAACATTATTTGCTGGAATTTTTCAAGTTGCATTTGGAGTTTTCAG GTTGGGATTTCTTGTGGATTTTTTGTCACATGCTGCACTTGTAGGATTCATGGCAGGTGCAGCCATCATGATTGGTCTGCAGCAGCTTAAGGGGTTGCTTGGGATTAGTAACTTCACCAACAAATCTGATGTTGTTTCTGTTTTGGAATCTGTTTATAAGTCACTCCATCATCAAATTCCATCCGGAGAA TGGTACCCTCTGAATTTTGTCATTGGAAGTTCATTTCtgattttccttttgtttgCAAGATTTATG ggaaaaagaaacaaaaagctTTTCTGGTTGCCAGCTATTGCTCCTCTAGTGTCAGTTATATTATCAACTTTTATTGTGTATATATCCAAAGCAGATAAAAAtggggttaatatagtaaaacaTGTCAAAAGAGGCATTAATCCAAGCTCAATTCACCAATTACAACTCAATGGTGAACATGTTGGAGAAGCAGCTAAAATTGGATTGATTTCTGCTGTTATTGCTCTCACT GAAGCAATGGCTGTTGGTAGATCTTTTGCTTCAATTAAAGGATACCATCTTGATGGGAACAAAGAAATGTTAGCAATGGGTTGTGGTAACATTGCAGGATCTTTTACTTCATGCTATGTTGCAACTG GTTCATTTTCAAGAACAGCAGTAAATTTCAGTGCAAGATGTCAATCATCAGTATCAAATATTGTGATGGCTATAACAGTGATTCTGTGTTTGGAATTGTTTACAAGGCTGTTATATTACACACCTGTGGCTATACTTGCTTCTATAATCCTCTCTGCACTTCCAGGATTAATCGACATAAGAGAAGCTTGCTATATATGGAAAGTTGACAAATTTGACTTCCTTGCTTGCATTGGTGCTTTCTTTGGTGTCTTGTTTGTATCAGTAGAAACTGGTCTTCTTGTTGCT GTATCAATCTCGTTTgcaaagatagtaatacaatCAATTAGACCTGGGATAGAAGTTCTAGGTAGAATTCCAACAACACAAGCCTTCTGTGATGTTAGTCAATATCCCATGGCTACAAGCACTCCTGGAATCTTGGTCATTCGTATAAGCTCTGGCTCACTCTGCTTTGCAAATGCCAATGTTGTAAGAGAAAg AATACTCAAGTGGGTTACTGAAGAAGATGACCTTAAAGAAAGTCAAACTACTAAGGGGAGAGTCCAAGCTGTAATATTTGACATGACTA ATTTGATGAATGTTGATACTTCTGGAATTATAGTACTGGAGGAACTGCACAAGAGGTTACTCTCCCGTGGCATAAAA TTTGCTATGGTGAATCCAAGGTGGCTAGTAATTCACAAGCTTAAAGTGGCACACTTTGTGGATAAAATTGGGAAAGAATGGGTTTTCCTTACTGTTGCTGAAGCTGTGGAAGCATGCCTATCTTATAAATTTGCTGATCCATGA
- the LOC120579603 gene encoding uncharacterized protein, whose amino-acid sequence MAKFVLLQGEKEEEAPKYCGRGRPPKRVEHAHEPPTLAKMQKTGESCFGAGNAGASSKPQEEEMNCENMNEEDLNGIQVDSNVESREEYENAVYHRSSDWPLDPHLKKFKDPSDLSGTNSKEILVRKRANGEVVISVQRLTGLFVCYVLVFKNLSLIFLVCMGV is encoded by the exons ATGGCTAAATTTGTGTTGCTCCAGGGAGAGAAAGAGGAGGAGGCCCCAAAATATTGTGGGCGTGGTCGTCCACCAAAACGAGTTGAACATGCACATGAACCACCTACTCTCGCAAAG ATGCAAAAGACCGGAGAGAGTTGTTTTGGAGCAGGGAATGCTGGAGCATCTTCTAAACctcaagaagaagaaatgaattGTGAAAATATGAATGAAGAAGATCTAAATGGCATCCAAGTTGACTCTAATGTTGAGAGCAG gGAAGAATATGAAAATGCGGTTTATCATAGGAGTTCTGATTGGCCCTTGGACCCACATctcaaaaaattcaaagatcCATCTG ATCTTAGTGGTACAAATTCAAAGGAAATTCTTGTGAGGAAGAGAGCCAATGGTGAAGTTGTCATAAGTGTTCAGAGGCTAACAGGACTCTTTGTGTGTTATGTTCTTGTCTTCAAGAATCTGAGTCTCATCTTTTTGGTTTGCATGGGTGTTTGA